In Streptomyces sp. P9-A4, the genomic window TGCTCAACTCGCCCGTGTGGATTCGGATACGTTTCCCGGCCGGATCGGTACCGGTGATGCGGATGAGACGCAGGGGTACCGATGGCCTGAGGGGTGTGCTGCTCGATCCAGTCCGTGGCCCGTACCGCGTCGGGCGTCCGGTCGTCAGCCGAGCAGGGCGTACACGGCGGTGGCGTGGGCGGCCGTCTCCTCGGTGCCCTCGGCCGTCATGGTGATGTCGGCGAAGGCCATCCGCTTCCCCGCCTTGGTGAGCCGGGCCCGCACCAGGACGTCGGCGCCGACGACCGCCCGCTGGAAGCTGATGGACTGCTGGACGGTGGTCATCGTGCGGCCCCCGCGCGGGGCCGGGCAACGGGTGCGCGGTGCGGCCGGTAGCCGGGCAGCGACCGGCCGAGCTGGCGCAGCGCGTAGTGGGAGCGGGACTTCACCGTGCCCGCGGGGATGCCGAGTTCGACGGCGGCCTCGTTCACGGTGAGGCCGTGGAAGTAGAGCCGGACGAGGACCGCGCGGTGCTCGGGGCTCAGCTCGCGGACCGCCGCCCGTACGTCGAGGGCGGCCTCGGCCGAGGCGGTGGCGTCGGCCGGGTCGGGGGTGACGGCGAGGACGCCGTCGCCGATCTCGGCGGGCCGGGCGAGGCGTGAGCGCCGGGCGTCGATGGCGAGGCGACGGGCCACGGTGAAGAGCCAGGGGCGCATCGACCCGTAGGGGCCGTCGAAGGCCTCGGGGTGGAGCCAGGCCCGTACCAGGGTCTCCTGGGCGAGGTCCTCGGCCCGCTGGCGGTCCCCGTAGGTGAGCCCGAGCAGGAAGGAGAGCAGCGCGGGGCCGTGGTCCCGCTGGAGCTCCTCAAGGGTCCGTTCGTCGGTGGTCGCCGTCGTCATGCTTCCCGCCTCTCCCGCGCTCGTCGTCCGGGGCGTATAC contains:
- a CDS encoding sigma-70 family RNA polymerase sigma factor; amino-acid sequence: MTTATTDERTLEELQRDHGPALLSFLLGLTYGDRQRAEDLAQETLVRAWLHPEAFDGPYGSMRPWLFTVARRLAIDARRSRLARPAEIGDGVLAVTPDPADATASAEAALDVRAAVRELSPEHRAVLVRLYFHGLTVNEAAVELGIPAGTVKSRSHYALRQLGRSLPGYRPHRAPVARPRAGAAR